The Xiphias gladius isolate SHS-SW01 ecotype Sanya breed wild chromosome 4, ASM1685928v1, whole genome shotgun sequence genome includes a window with the following:
- the baalcb gene encoding brain and acute leukemia cytoplasmic protein: protein MGCGGSRIDALEPRYLESWTKETESTWLTSTDSDIPLSSIQSIPSENSEASFSSEKTISPVPDFFEDSLPPPAQVYLKVCSAVSEASLNDVKPSSPHAIPPSPPKDEGLPLSGTAAQWRSALHTQEITKWQDNRMSTKQVTITVTQSIHQVDKNGKVKKSLTTYEVMKPVETLKQVATQNT, encoded by the exons aTGGGCTGTGGGGGGAGCAGGATTGACGCTCTGGAGCCTCGCTATCTGGAAAGCTGGACTAAAGAGACAGAGTCGACATGGCTGACCAGCACAGACTCCGATATCCCCCTGTCATCCATCCAGAGCATCCCCTCTGAGAACTCTGAGGCAAGCTTCTCTTCTgagaaaacaatcagccccG tTCCAGATTTCTTTGAGGAcagcctccctcctcctgctcaggTGTATCTGAAGGTCTGCTCAGCCGTGTCTGAAGCCAGCCTGAATGATGTGAAACCCAGCAGCCCTCATGCAATACCGCCGTCTCCACCCAAAGACGAGGGTTTGCCTTTGTCTGGCACCGCAGCGCAGTGGCGAAGTGCGCTACACACTCAAGAGATT ACAAAATGGCAGGACAATCGGATGTCGACCAAGCAGGTGACCATCACAGTGACACAGAGCATCCATCAGGTGGATAAGAACGGGAAGGTGAAGAAGTCCCTCACCACCTACGAGGTTATGAAACCTGTGGAAACTCTAAAACAGGTGGCCACACAAAACACTTGA